A portion of the Calothrix sp. 336/3 genome contains these proteins:
- a CDS encoding 2Fe-2S iron-sulfur cluster-binding protein yields the protein MPKVVAQGKVIECQPGVNLRKILLQNGIDLYNSGAKVINCRGIGSCGTCAVQIAGEVSQVNWRDQARRSLPPHSPTKDLRLACQTQVLGDIRVTKYDGFWGQGSQILWTPEG from the coding sequence ATGCCTAAAGTAGTAGCTCAAGGAAAAGTCATTGAGTGTCAACCCGGAGTCAACCTGCGGAAAATTTTGCTGCAAAATGGTATTGACCTCTACAATAGCGGTGCTAAGGTAATAAACTGTCGGGGAATTGGCAGTTGTGGAACCTGTGCAGTGCAAATTGCAGGCGAAGTCTCCCAGGTAAACTGGCGTGATCAAGCGCGGCGTTCCCTTCCTCCCCATTCTCCTACAAAAGACTTACGTCTAGCCTGCCAAACTCAGGTTTTGGGTGATATAAGAGTTACAAAATATGATGGATTTTGGGGACAAGGTTCTCAAATCCTTTGGACACCAGAAGGTTAA
- the thiO gene encoding glycine oxidase ThiO produces the protein MTRDCLIIGGGIIGLAIAVELQSRGMKVRVISRDSHSAAAYAAAGMLAPDAENITTGAMQELCWRSRALYPEWTGKLERMTGLSPGYWACGILAPVFNAPAHPNSAHWLDQATIHQYQLGLGESVIGGYWYPEDAQVDNRALVKVLLAAAYHLGVEIQEGVEVLGIMQQGGQVSGVQTDTEIIRANHYILAAGAWVNQVFPLPVRPRKGQMLSLRVPDSETELLPLTRVLFGEDIYIVPRRDRRIIIGATVEDVGFIPDNTPAGLNQLLQGAIRLYPRLKDYPITETWWGFRPTTTDELPILGTSPCENLTLATGHHRNGILLAPITAQLIADLICQQQTDSLLNHFHYSRFHSPMLSFPSPVTTAPSPVNSSPIADTPLTIAGKTFKSRLMTGTGKYRSIQEMQQSVIASGCEIVTVAVRRVQTHAPGHEGLAEALDWSKIWMLPNTAGCKTAEEAVRVARLGREMAKLLGQEDNNFIKLEVIPDAKYLLPDPIGTLQAAEQLVKEGFAVLPYINADPILAKHLEAAGCATVMPLAAPIGSGQGLKTAANIQIIIENAQVPVVVDAGIGSPSEAAQAMEMGADALLINSAIALAENAPAMAYAMNLAAIAGRTGYLAGRMPTKDYASASSPVTGTIN, from the coding sequence ATGACTAGGGACTGTTTGATTATTGGTGGTGGCATCATTGGTTTGGCGATCGCCGTGGAATTACAATCACGGGGGATGAAGGTGAGAGTAATTAGCCGTGATTCCCATAGTGCTGCTGCTTATGCTGCTGCGGGAATGCTGGCTCCGGATGCTGAGAATATCACCACGGGGGCGATGCAAGAATTATGTTGGCGATCGCGCGCGCTCTACCCAGAATGGACGGGAAAACTGGAGAGAATGACAGGTTTAAGTCCTGGATATTGGGCTTGTGGTATCCTGGCTCCCGTTTTTAATGCCCCTGCCCATCCTAACTCTGCCCACTGGCTAGATCAAGCTACCATTCACCAATATCAGCTGGGGTTAGGTGAGTCTGTTATCGGCGGTTACTGGTATCCGGAAGATGCTCAGGTAGATAATCGTGCCTTGGTAAAAGTTTTACTCGCTGCTGCCTACCATCTCGGTGTGGAAATCCAGGAAGGGGTAGAAGTTTTGGGGATTATGCAACAGGGAGGACAGGTTTCTGGAGTACAAACTGATACAGAAATTATCCGTGCTAATCACTATATTCTGGCGGCTGGAGCCTGGGTAAATCAAGTCTTTCCCCTACCTGTACGCCCCCGGAAAGGGCAAATGCTGAGTTTGCGAGTCCCCGACTCAGAAACAGAATTACTACCTCTGACACGAGTATTATTTGGTGAAGATATATACATTGTTCCGCGCCGCGATCGCCGAATTATTATCGGTGCAACTGTGGAAGATGTGGGCTTTATCCCTGATAATACTCCTGCTGGGTTAAATCAACTTCTCCAAGGGGCTATTCGTTTATACCCTCGCCTCAAAGATTATCCAATTACAGAAACCTGGTGGGGTTTTCGTCCCACAACAACCGATGAATTGCCCATTTTGGGCACTAGTCCCTGTGAAAATCTTACCCTCGCCACAGGACACCATCGTAACGGTATTTTACTCGCACCCATTACCGCCCAATTAATTGCCGATTTGATTTGTCAGCAACAAACCGATTCTTTACTCAACCACTTCCACTATTCTCGCTTCCATTCCCCCATGCTATCTTTTCCCTCCCCTGTAACAACTGCCCCCTCCCCAGTGAATTCTTCCCCAATTGCTGATACTCCCCTCACCATTGCCGGAAAAACCTTTAAATCTCGTCTGATGACGGGAACAGGAAAATATCGCAGCATCCAAGAAATGCAGCAAAGTGTCATTGCTAGCGGTTGTGAAATTGTCACCGTCGCAGTACGCAGAGTTCAAACCCACGCTCCAGGGCATGAAGGGTTAGCAGAGGCGTTAGACTGGTCAAAAATCTGGATGTTACCCAATACTGCTGGCTGCAAAACCGCAGAGGAAGCAGTGCGGGTGGCGCGACTAGGACGGGAAATGGCGAAATTATTAGGACAGGAAGATAATAACTTTATCAAACTAGAAGTTATTCCCGATGCTAAGTATCTCTTACCTGACCCGATTGGGACTCTACAGGCAGCAGAACAGTTAGTCAAGGAAGGTTTTGCCGTTTTACCCTATATCAATGCTGACCCCATACTGGCAAAGCACCTAGAAGCCGCAGGTTGTGCCACGGTGATGCCCCTAGCAGCCCCCATTGGTTCGGGACAGGGTTTAAAAACGGCTGCGAATATCCAGATAATTATTGAGAATGCCCAGGTTCCCGTGGTTGTGGATGCCGGTATTGGTTCCCCCTCAGAAGCCGCTCAAGCCATGGAAATGGGTGCCGATGCATTGTTAATTAATAGCGCGATCGCCCTTGCCGAAAATGCCCCCGCTATGGCATATGCCATGAATTTAGCCGCGATCGCTGGACGGACAGGTTATCTTGCTGGAAGAATGCCCACAAAGGATTATGCCAGTGCTTCTTCTCCTGTCACAGGAACTATTAATTAA
- the psb34 gene encoding photosystem II assembly protein Psb34: MPYTTDEGGLLNNFAREPKIYQSEPATASQKRNLLIVAVVACVLVGGLIAVAFSVS; encoded by the coding sequence ATGCCCTATACAACTGATGAAGGCGGTCTTTTAAACAATTTTGCCCGTGAACCTAAGATATATCAATCAGAGCCCGCTACCGCCTCGCAGAAACGGAATCTGCTCATTGTCGCAGTAGTGGCTTGTGTTTTAGTTGGTGGTTTAATTGCAGTCGCCTTCTCTGTTTCCTAA
- a CDS encoding NifU family protein, whose protein sequence is MELTIDNVETVLDEMRPYLISDGGNVELVEIDGPIVKLRLQGACGSCPSSTMTLRMGIERRLREMIPEIAEVEQIM, encoded by the coding sequence ATGGAATTGACAATAGATAACGTGGAAACCGTTCTCGATGAAATGCGCCCTTACCTGATATCTGATGGTGGAAACGTGGAGCTAGTAGAAATTGATGGTCCAATTGTGAAGCTGCGTTTACAAGGCGCTTGTGGTTCCTGCCCCAGTTCTACCATGACTCTGAGAATGGGTATTGAGCGTCGTCTTAGAGAAATGATTCCAGAAATTGCCGAAGTTGAGCAAATCATGTAG
- a CDS encoding glycoside hydrolase — translation MSHPLYVAFVWHQHQPLYKSPENSISTSVQQNYRLPWVRLHGVKDYLDLVLILEKYPKLHQTVNLVPSLILQLEDYVAGTAFDPYLEATLTPCERLTSDRRRFIIQHFFDANHHTLIDPHPRYAQLYYQRQEQGIDWCLANWQEQDYSDLLAWHNLAWIDPLFWDDREIAAWLHQGRDFSLSDRQRIYSKQREIISRILPQHRQMQANGQLEVTTTPYTHPILPLLANTDAGRVAVPNMTLPISKFSWAEDIPRHLQKAWDIYLDRFGCTPRGLWPSEQSVSPEILPYISKQGFQWIISDEAVLGWTLKHFFHRDGAGNVQEPDLLYRPYRLETPTGDLAIVFRDHRLSDLIGFTYSSMPPKQAAADLVGHLQAIARMQREREPEQPWLVTIALDGENCWEFYPQDGKPFLEALYESLSHETHLKLVTVAEFLDQFPATAKIPSAQLHSGSWVDGSFTTWIGDPAKNRAWDYLTAARQVLASHPEATEENNPAAWEALYAAEGSDWFWWFGEGHSSNQDEIFDQLFREHLCGIYEALNEPVPPYLQLSVDVHQTRADHRPQSFIHPVIDGRGDEQDWDKAGRIEVGGARGTMHNSSPIQRLWYGVDHFNFYVRVDFKTGVQPGKGLAPELNLLWFYPNQTMHNSPIPVAEVPDMAPVNYLFHHHLEINLLTQSIQFREAAEHYQWLPRASRAQVAVDKCLEVAIPWADLQVPPDYPLRLVLVLSEEGQYCDYLPENTLINIEVP, via the coding sequence ATGTCTCATCCGCTTTACGTTGCTTTTGTTTGGCATCAGCACCAACCACTTTACAAATCCCCAGAAAATAGTATTTCCACCTCTGTTCAGCAAAATTACCGTCTGCCTTGGGTAAGGTTGCATGGTGTCAAAGATTACTTAGATTTAGTCTTAATTTTAGAAAAGTATCCTAAGTTGCATCAAACTGTGAATCTAGTACCCTCATTGATTTTGCAGTTAGAAGATTATGTTGCGGGTACAGCCTTTGACCCCTATTTAGAAGCAACTTTAACACCCTGTGAGCGTTTAACTAGCGATCGCCGTCGTTTTATCATCCAGCATTTTTTTGATGCCAATCACCACACCCTGATTGACCCCCATCCCCGCTATGCTCAATTGTACTATCAGCGTCAGGAACAAGGGATAGATTGGTGTTTAGCCAATTGGCAGGAACAGGACTATAGCGATTTACTAGCTTGGCATAATCTAGCTTGGATAGATCCTCTATTTTGGGATGATAGGGAAATTGCTGCTTGGTTACATCAAGGGCGAGATTTTTCCTTGAGCGATCGCCAGCGTATTTACTCCAAACAACGGGAAATTATCAGCCGGATTTTGCCCCAACATCGGCAAATGCAAGCTAACGGGCAATTAGAAGTTACCACCACACCCTATACCCACCCAATTTTACCCTTACTTGCCAATACGGATGCAGGTCGGGTAGCTGTGCCCAATATGACTTTGCCAATCAGTAAATTTAGCTGGGCAGAAGACATTCCCCGCCACCTACAAAAAGCCTGGGATATTTATTTAGATAGGTTTGGCTGTACACCACGGGGACTATGGCCCTCAGAACAATCCGTCAGCCCGGAAATTCTCCCGTATATCAGCAAACAGGGTTTTCAGTGGATTATCTCCGATGAGGCGGTTTTGGGCTGGACATTAAAACATTTTTTCCATCGGGATGGAGCAGGTAACGTCCAAGAACCAGATTTACTCTATCGCCCCTACCGTCTAGAAACACCAACGGGAGATTTAGCCATCGTTTTCCGTGATCACCGCTTATCCGATTTAATTGGCTTTACCTACAGTTCCATGCCTCCCAAACAAGCAGCAGCCGATTTAGTGGGACACCTACAGGCGATCGCCAGAATGCAAAGAGAACGAGAACCCGAACAACCCTGGTTAGTTACCATTGCCTTAGATGGAGAAAACTGCTGGGAATTCTACCCCCAAGATGGTAAACCTTTCCTCGAAGCTTTATACGAAAGCCTCAGCCACGAAACCCACCTCAAACTAGTCACCGTTGCGGAATTCCTCGACCAATTCCCAGCCACTGCCAAAATTCCTAGCGCTCAGTTACACAGTGGTTCCTGGGTAGATGGTAGTTTTACCACCTGGATCGGCGACCCCGCAAAAAACCGTGCCTGGGACTACCTCACCGCCGCCAGACAAGTCTTAGCCAGCCATCCCGAAGCCACAGAAGAAAACAACCCCGCAGCCTGGGAAGCACTCTATGCAGCCGAAGGCTCTGATTGGTTCTGGTGGTTTGGTGAGGGGCATTCCTCCAATCAAGATGAAATTTTTGACCAGTTGTTTCGAGAACACCTCTGTGGCATCTACGAAGCCCTGAATGAACCCGTACCCCCCTATCTCCAACTATCCGTAGATGTTCATCAAACCCGCGCCGATCATCGTCCCCAAAGCTTTATCCATCCAGTGATTGATGGAAGAGGAGACGAGCAAGATTGGGATAAAGCTGGACGTATTGAAGTTGGCGGTGCTAGGGGAACAATGCACAACAGCAGCCCCATTCAGCGTTTATGGTACGGTGTCGATCACTTTAATTTCTACGTGCGGGTAGACTTTAAAACGGGAGTGCAGCCAGGAAAAGGTTTAGCACCAGAGTTAAATCTGCTGTGGTTTTATCCCAATCAAACTATGCACAACAGCCCCATTCCCGTCGCCGAAGTGCCTGACATGGCTCCGGTAAATTACTTATTCCATCACCATTTAGAAATTAACTTACTCACACAATCCATTCAGTTTCGAGAAGCCGCAGAACATTACCAATGGCTACCTCGCGCCAGTCGTGCCCAAGTTGCTGTAGATAAATGTTTGGAAGTCGCTATTCCCTGGGCAGATTTACAAGTGCCACCAGACTATCCCCTACGGCTAGTTCTCGTTCTCTCAGAGGAAGGACAATATTGTGACTATCTTCCGGAAAATACCTTGATAAATATCGAAGTTCCCTAA
- a CDS encoding serine/threonine-protein kinase: MNSFPQNVSSFHADILQNTQLGQLCGQGNLFRDRYEIIRIIGRGGFGVTFLAKDAVLPGNPLCVIKQLCPKTTNPKSWERASKRFVQEAKILGQLGSHSQIPMLLDYFETNGDFYLVQEYIRGTTIAREVRRHGYKKEADVKQFLWEILPVLQYVHKHHVIHRDIKPQNLLRCEDDGRLVLIDFGAVKEELINISTNQPEKTASTHFVGTMGFAPPEQFSLRPVYASDIYAIGVTCLYLLTGKAPLEFEHHHETGEILWQKHIEVSEAFAPVLSKMLSMSLKDRFKSAEDVMWALGMESHIPSLTDCLATQRLASNPINTESDYLSPVARTASAIREWKSKLKSRKNYNRLIHPHY; this comes from the coding sequence ATGAATTCTTTTCCTCAAAACGTATCAAGCTTTCACGCGGATATTCTCCAGAATACTCAGTTGGGACAATTGTGTGGTCAAGGAAATTTATTCCGCGATCGCTACGAAATCATCCGTATCATCGGTAGAGGTGGTTTTGGTGTGACATTCCTTGCTAAAGACGCGGTTTTGCCTGGAAATCCTCTGTGCGTGATAAAACAGCTATGTCCGAAAACTACTAATCCGAAAAGCTGGGAACGTGCCAGTAAACGTTTTGTACAAGAAGCAAAAATTCTTGGTCAGTTGGGAAGTCATTCTCAAATACCAATGCTACTTGACTATTTTGAAACCAATGGCGACTTTTATTTAGTTCAAGAATATATTCGTGGCACAACCATTGCCAGGGAAGTACGCCGTCATGGCTATAAAAAAGAAGCTGATGTCAAGCAATTTCTCTGGGAGATTCTACCAGTTTTACAATATGTCCATAAGCATCACGTTATCCATCGTGACATCAAACCACAAAATCTCCTGCGTTGCGAAGATGATGGGCGTTTAGTACTCATCGATTTTGGTGCAGTCAAAGAAGAATTAATCAATATCTCTACAAATCAGCCAGAAAAAACAGCTAGTACCCATTTTGTCGGTACCATGGGTTTTGCTCCCCCAGAACAATTTTCCCTACGTCCAGTTTATGCCAGTGATATTTACGCCATTGGTGTCACCTGTTTGTATTTGCTCACAGGTAAAGCTCCCTTGGAATTTGAGCATCACCATGAAACTGGAGAAATACTCTGGCAAAAACATATAGAAGTCAGTGAGGCTTTCGCACCCGTGTTGAGCAAAATGCTGAGTATGTCCCTCAAGGATAGGTTTAAATCAGCAGAAGATGTTATGTGGGCTTTAGGTATGGAATCACACATACCCAGTCTGACAGACTGCCTTGCGACTCAGAGATTAGCTAGCAATCCAATTAATACTGAGTCCGATTATTTGTCCCCCGTTGCTCGCACAGCTAGCGCCATTCGGGAATGGAAAAGCAAATTAAAATCTAGAAAAAATTACAACCGATTAATTCATCCTCATTATTAG
- a CDS encoding serine/threonine-protein kinase — protein MICCLNPDCPHPLNPDGEKNCRTCSTPLVPLLRNRFRVIQVLSDEGGFGRTYLAEDIDKLNERCVIKQLAPKVQENWAMAKAIELFHKEAQRLQQLGEHPQIPTLFAYFEQDNYLYLVQQFIDGHNLLKEWQQKKRYSSREIQEILLDLLPVLKFIHERGVIHRDIKPQNIIRRKSDGRLCLIDFGSSKQLTARVQFKMGTSIGSHGYSPIEQIRDGKAYPASDLFSLGATCFHLLTGTSPFQLWTEHGYSWVKNWRQFLKNPPSDEILFLLDKLLRKDIHQRYQSADQVLKDLAKKRHLPLKQSNVGEIPPPTQSSSVSRKYALLRNFFLIGSAILLLVLGEFFYRQSQQMESFVSSSVSRGTKPGDILNQSHNQTIGNFQLMRTWKLSGKSISAMAISPNGQTVMSNSDDNIKLWSVATGQEISVFSGHRNRVNALVVSPDGQVLVSGSTDRTVKLWNLARGREIRTLEGHLDSITTLAISPDGKMIADGSNDKTVRIWNLATGEVMRTFIGHSAEVSSVVFSPNSFLFATASADKTIKIWNFATGKQIYNLVGHSAGVTSLAISPDGKILASGSSDRTIRLWNLATGKQIRSLNTSAEVKSISFSPHGQILASGGDDAKIQLWNPTSGEKLYTLVGHLGTVNAVIFSEDGKTLISGSQDSTIRIWQVVN, from the coding sequence ATGATCTGCTGCCTAAATCCTGATTGCCCACACCCTTTAAATCCTGATGGTGAAAAAAATTGCCGAACTTGCAGTACTCCCCTCGTTCCCTTGCTGCGAAATCGCTTCCGCGTGATTCAGGTACTTTCTGATGAGGGGGGATTTGGTAGAACTTATTTAGCTGAGGATATAGATAAGTTAAATGAGCGTTGTGTAATTAAACAATTGGCACCCAAAGTCCAAGAAAATTGGGCAATGGCAAAGGCAATTGAATTATTCCACAAGGAAGCACAAAGATTGCAACAACTAGGAGAGCACCCGCAAATTCCTACTTTATTTGCCTATTTTGAGCAAGATAATTATCTATATTTAGTTCAGCAGTTTATTGATGGACATAATCTTTTAAAGGAATGGCAACAAAAAAAAAGGTATAGTTCCCGTGAAATCCAAGAAATCCTCTTAGATTTATTACCCGTTTTGAAGTTTATTCATGAAAGGGGTGTAATTCACCGCGATATTAAACCTCAAAATATTATTCGCCGCAAAAGTGATGGGCGTTTATGCTTAATTGATTTTGGCTCTTCCAAACAATTGACAGCCAGAGTTCAATTTAAGATGGGTACTTCTATCGGTTCCCATGGATATTCTCCCATTGAGCAAATTCGTGATGGCAAAGCCTATCCAGCAAGTGATTTATTTAGTTTGGGTGCAACTTGTTTTCACCTGCTAACAGGCACTTCTCCTTTTCAGTTATGGACGGAACATGGCTATAGTTGGGTGAAAAATTGGCGCCAATTTTTGAAGAATCCGCCCAGTGATGAGATACTCTTTTTGCTAGATAAGCTCTTAAGAAAAGATATTCATCAGCGTTATCAATCTGCCGACCAAGTTTTAAAAGATTTAGCAAAAAAACGCCATCTCCCGTTAAAACAGAGCAATGTTGGAGAGATTCCTCCACCTACTCAATCCTCATCTGTTTCTAGAAAATATGCACTTCTTCGGAATTTTTTCTTAATTGGTTCGGCAATCTTATTATTAGTGCTGGGAGAATTTTTCTATCGTCAGTCTCAACAAATGGAGAGTTTTGTCTCTTCTAGTGTGAGTCGGGGCACAAAGCCAGGTGATATCCTGAATCAATCTCATAATCAGACGATTGGTAATTTTCAGTTAATGAGAACGTGGAAATTATCAGGAAAATCGATTTCTGCCATGGCTATTAGTCCTAATGGTCAGACGGTGATGAGCAATAGTGATGACAATATTAAACTTTGGAGTGTCGCCACAGGACAGGAAATCAGTGTTTTCAGTGGACATCGTAACCGAGTCAATGCTTTAGTTGTCAGTCCCGATGGTCAAGTTTTGGTCAGTGGTAGTACCGACAGAACAGTGAAGTTGTGGAATTTAGCCCGGGGTAGGGAAATACGGACTCTAGAAGGTCATTTAGACTCGATTACGACTTTGGCAATTAGTCCTGATGGCAAGATGATTGCCGATGGAAGTAACGATAAAACTGTGAGAATTTGGAATTTAGCTACAGGGGAGGTGATGCGGACTTTTATAGGACATTCTGCTGAAGTCTCATCAGTAGTTTTTAGTCCTAATAGTTTTTTGTTTGCCACTGCTAGTGCGGATAAAACCATTAAAATTTGGAATTTCGCCACCGGTAAACAAATTTATAATTTAGTTGGACATTCTGCTGGAGTTACATCCTTAGCAATTAGTCCTGATGGCAAAATATTAGCTAGTGGTAGCAGCGATCGCACAATTCGACTCTGGAATCTGGCAACTGGTAAACAAATTCGTTCCCTAAACACCTCTGCTGAAGTGAAGTCTATTAGCTTTAGCCCCCATGGGCAAATTCTCGCTAGTGGGGGGGATGATGCCAAAATTCAACTGTGGAATCCCACCAGTGGAGAAAAACTATACACATTGGTAGGTCATTTAGGTACTGTTAACGCTGTAATCTTTAGTGAGGATGGTAAAACCCTGATCAGTGGTAGTCAAGACTCAACAATCAGGATTTGGCAGGTAGTTAATTAA
- a CDS encoding WD40 repeat domain-containing protein, whose product MKVLTGAVIAILGFGGMWYWQSPPAVTSVSSGKSQLVATKPWQNYQAAHTLKGHTDSVWAIAISPDGQTIASVSGDHTVKLWNVGTGKLIRTFTGHTQSINAVAISPNGRILASASADNTVKLWDVATGKEIRTLEGHIASVQSVAFAQDGATLASGSWDQRMKLWNVETGKEIRTLKGDCQIVDAIAISPDGKTLASTNHFENEVQLWSLVTGTKTQTLKGHENVIHDVIFSPDGKSIATASSDKTVKIWNAETAKEIRTLVGHHNRVWSLAFSPDSQNLVTGSWDKTIKIWNLENGKEMHTLKGHTNRVWSVAFSPDGKTIASSSFDQSIKIWQAAPPTKS is encoded by the coding sequence ATGAAAGTATTAACGGGTGCGGTAATTGCGATTTTGGGATTTGGGGGGATGTGGTATTGGCAATCACCTCCAGCAGTTACGAGTGTATCTTCTGGGAAATCTCAATTAGTTGCAACTAAACCGTGGCAAAATTATCAAGCGGCTCACACACTCAAAGGACACACAGACTCAGTGTGGGCGATCGCTATCAGTCCCGATGGTCAAACGATTGCTTCTGTGAGTGGCGATCACACAGTTAAACTATGGAATGTGGGGACAGGAAAGCTGATTCGCACTTTCACAGGTCATACACAGTCAATTAATGCTGTGGCAATTAGTCCCAATGGTCGAATTTTAGCCTCAGCCAGTGCGGATAATACGGTGAAGTTGTGGGATGTCGCCACGGGGAAAGAAATACGTACCTTAGAAGGACATATTGCTTCTGTTCAATCCGTTGCTTTTGCTCAGGATGGAGCTACCCTCGCAAGTGGAAGTTGGGATCAGAGGATGAAACTCTGGAACGTAGAAACAGGAAAAGAAATCCGCACCCTCAAGGGAGATTGTCAAATTGTGGATGCGATCGCCATTAGTCCCGATGGTAAAACCCTAGCAAGTACGAATCATTTTGAGAATGAAGTCCAATTATGGAGCTTGGTAACAGGGACAAAAACTCAAACCCTCAAAGGACATGAAAACGTAATTCATGATGTCATCTTTAGTCCCGACGGTAAAAGTATTGCCACTGCTAGCTCAGATAAAACAGTTAAAATTTGGAATGCAGAAACTGCCAAAGAGATTCGCACCCTTGTGGGACATCATAATCGAGTTTGGTCATTAGCTTTTAGCCCAGATAGCCAAAACTTAGTCACAGGTAGCTGGGATAAAACAATTAAAATTTGGAATCTAGAAAATGGGAAAGAAATGCATACTCTCAAAGGACATACTAACCGTGTCTGGTCTGTAGCTTTTAGCCCGGATGGTAAGACAATTGCTAGTAGTAGTTTTGACCAAAGTATTAAAATTTGGCAAGCTGCTCCCCCAACCAAAAGTTAA
- a CDS encoding isochorismatase, translating to MTSQKITPLPPHFNSAKVGEVWRVPYQQRATDASEWAKQHQILPASTDKTRICLLLIDVQNTFCLPDFELFVGGKSGKGAIEDNIRICEFIYKNLGIITQIIPTMDTHTTMQIFHPLFWVNVAGEHPIPAATNITPADIENGTWKVNPAVADSITHGDYELLEKHAYHYVKQLSQEGKYPLTIWPYHSMLGGIGHALVSAVEEAIFFHSIARSSQAQIEIKGDNSLTENYSVLRPEVLIGFDNQAIAGKNQRLIQQLLTYDKIIIAGQAKSHCVAWTIDDLLTEIQQIDSQLAQKVYLLEDCTSPVVVPGVVDFTTAADTAFNRFAEAGMHLIKSTDDIQ from the coding sequence ATGACTAGTCAAAAAATTACACCTCTTCCTCCTCACTTTAACTCCGCAAAAGTCGGAGAAGTTTGGCGTGTACCTTATCAACAACGTGCTACGGATGCCAGTGAGTGGGCAAAGCAGCATCAAATTTTACCCGCATCCACTGATAAAACTCGCATCTGTTTATTATTAATAGATGTACAAAATACTTTTTGTCTTCCTGATTTTGAGTTATTTGTCGGTGGCAAATCAGGCAAGGGAGCCATCGAAGATAATATCAGAATTTGTGAATTTATCTATAAAAATTTGGGGATAATTACTCAGATTATTCCCACCATGGATACCCACACAACCATGCAAATTTTCCATCCGTTGTTTTGGGTAAATGTTGCGGGGGAACATCCAATTCCGGCGGCAACAAATATTACTCCCGCAGATATAGAAAATGGTACTTGGAAGGTTAATCCCGCAGTGGCAGATAGTATCACCCATGGTGACTATGAATTACTAGAAAAGCACGCCTATCACTATGTCAAACAACTTTCTCAAGAGGGTAAATATCCTCTGACCATTTGGCCTTATCACTCCATGTTAGGAGGAATTGGTCATGCTTTAGTCTCTGCGGTAGAAGAAGCAATATTTTTCCATTCTATCGCTCGCAGTAGTCAAGCCCAAATTGAAATTAAAGGCGATAATTCCTTAACAGAAAACTATTCTGTTCTTCGTCCTGAGGTTTTAATAGGATTTGATAACCAAGCCATTGCTGGCAAGAATCAGAGATTAATTCAACAATTATTGACTTATGACAAAATAATTATTGCAGGGCAAGCAAAAAGTCACTGTGTTGCCTGGACTATTGATGATTTATTAACGGAAATTCAGCAGATAGATAGTCAATTAGCTCAAAAAGTTTACCTATTAGAAGATTGCACTTCTCCGGTTGTAGTTCCTGGTGTTGTAGACTTTACCACAGCCGCAGATACAGCTTTTAATAGATTTGCCGAAGCTGGAATGCATTTAATTAAGTCAACTGACGACATCCAATAG